In a single window of the Gossypium hirsutum isolate 1008001.06 chromosome D02, Gossypium_hirsutum_v2.1, whole genome shotgun sequence genome:
- the LOC107910441 gene encoding PH, RCC1 and FYVE domains-containing protein 1 isoform X2, which translates to MADLVSYGNAQRDIDQALIALKKGAQLLKYGRKGKPKFCPFRLSNDETSLIWISSSGERSLKLASVSKIIPGQRTAVFQRYLRPEKDYLSFSLIYNNGKRSLDLICKDKVEAEVWIAGLKALISSGQGGRSKIDGWSDGGLYLDDGRDLTSNSASDSSVSATRDISSPEVFVSFNPNTSPKSLRPENSFHSERSHVASEGTNMDVKGSGSYAFRVSVSSAPSTSSHGSAPDDYDALGDVYIWGEVICDNAVKVVADKNANYLSMRADVLLPRPLEYNVVLDVHHVACGVKHAALVTRQGEVFTWGEESGGRLGHGVGKDVIQPRLVESLAVTSVDFVACGEFHTCAVTMAGELYTWGDGTHNAGLLGHGTDVSHWIPKRISGPLEGLQVASVTCGPWHTALITSTGQLFTFGDGTFGVLGHGDRESVPYPKEVESLSGLRTIAVACGVWHTAAIVEVIVSQSSASVSSGKLFTWGDGDKNRLGHGDKEPRLKPTCVPALIDYNFHKVACGHSLTVGLTTSGHVFTMGSTVYGQLGNPCADGKIPSLVEDKLSGECVEEIACGAYHVAVLTSRNEVYTWGKGANGRLGHGDVEDRKTPTLVEGLKDRHVKFIACGSNYSAAICLHKWVSGAEQSQCSACRQAFGFTRKRHNCYNCGLVHCHSCSSKKALGAALAPNPGKPYRVCDSCFAKLNKVSEAGNNRRNSVPRLSGENKDRLDKAEIRLSKSATPNMDLIKQLDSKAAKQGKKTETFSVVRSAQAPSSFQLKDVVLSNPVDLRRTVPKPILTPSGVSSRSVSPFSRRPSPPRSATPIPTTSGLSFSKSITDSLKKTNELLNQEVLKLRGQVETLRKRCELQESELQKSTKKTQEAMKVAAEESAKSKAAKEVIKSLTAQLKDMAERLPPGVYDTENIKPAYLPNGLEPNGIHYPDANGEGHLRSESIGGSFLASPTALDSSTINGNQSPGQLLKEPTGANGRDDHSGTRLLNGSGGLQAGGSGVSAAVDEREFGSFGDGENGTKSRNSALAANGNQVEAEWIEQYEPGVYITLVVLRDGTRDLKRVRFSRRRFGEHQAETWWSENREKVYERYNVHVSDKASISGQTARRSEGALSPTSQV; encoded by the exons ATGGCAGATCTTGTTAGCTACGGTAATGCACAACGTGACATCGACCAG GCATTAATAGCTTTGAAGAAGGGTGCTCAGCTTCTGAAATATGGTCGCAAGGGAAAGCCTAAGTTTTGTCCATTTAGACTTTCTAAT GATGAAACATCTTTAATTTGGATTTCAAGCAGTGGTGAAAGAAGTTTGAAGTTAGCCTCAGTCTCTAAAATTATTCCTGGACAAAGAACT GCTGTTTTCCAGCGGTATCTCCGGCCTGAGAAGGACTATTTATCTTTTTCTCTTATATACAACAACGGGAAAAGGTCACTTGATCTG ATTTGCAAGGACAAAGTTGAGGCAGAGGTGTGGATTGCAGGCCTCAAAGCATTAATATCATCTGGTCAGGGTGGACGCTCCAAAATTGATGGGTGGAGTGATGGAGGCCTCTACCTTGAT GATGGCAGAGATCTGACATCAAATAGTGCAAGTGACAGTTCTGTTAGTGCTACTCGAGATATTAGCTCCCCTGAGGTTTTTGTCAGTTTTAACCCAAACACTTCTCCTAAGAGTTTACGGCCTGAGAATTCTTTTCATTCTGAAAGATCACATGTAGCATCAGAAGGCACAAATATGGATGTAAAAGGATCTGGTTCATATGCTTTTCGTGTAAGTGTTTCTAGTGCCCCAAGTACTTCTAGTCATGGTTCTGCACCAGATGATTATGATGCTTTAGGGGATGTGTATATATGGGGTGAGGTTATCTGTGACAATGCTGTGAAGGTTGTAGCTGATAAGAATGCGAATTATTTGAGCATGAGAGCAGATGTACTTCTTCCCAGGCCTTTAGAGTATAATGTAGTTTTAGATGTACATCATGTTGCCTGTGGGGTCAAGCATGCTGCCCTAGTTACAAGGCAAGGTGAAGTTTTTACATGGGGTGAGGAATCTGGAGGACGACTTGGCCATGGTGTTGGGAAGGATGTTATTCAACCTCGTCTTGTTGAATCATTGGCTGTTACTAGTGTTGATTTTGTTGCCTGTGGTGAATTTCATACATGTGCTGTTACGATGGCTGGGGAACTTTACACATGGGGAGATGGAACTCACAATGCTGGGCTCCTTGGTCATGGCACTGATGTCAGCCATTGGATACCAAAGAGAATTTCAGGTCCTCTTGAGGGACTTCAAGTTGCTTCAGTAACTTGTGGTCCATGGCATACAGCTTTGATAACATCAACAGGACAGCTGTTTACCTTTGGGGATGGTACATTCGGTGTACTGGGCCATGGTGACAGAGAAAGTGTTCCATATCCGAAGGAAGTAGAGTCTCTGTCAGGATTGAGAACGATTGCTGTGGCATGTGGAGTGTGGCATACTGCTGCCATTGTGGAAGTTATTGTCTCTCAGTCCAGTGCTAGTGTTTCATCAGGAAAATTATTCACATGGGGGGATGGGGACAAAAACCGTCTTGGACATGGAGACAAGGAACCCCGGCTTAAGCCCACATGCGTTCCAGCACTAATTGATTACAATTTTCACAAAGTTGCTTGCGGGCATAGCTTAACAGTTGGTTTAACAACATCAGGGCATGTTTTTACGATGGGGAGTACTGTGTATGGTCAACTTGGGAATCCCTGTGCTGATGGAAAAATACCTTCTTTGGTAGAAGACAAGCTATCAGGGGAATGTGTCGAAGAAATTGCCTGTGGTGCATATCATGTAGCGGTTTTAACATCCAGGAATGAAGTCTATACATGGGGAAAAGGAGCTAATGGTAGGTTGGGCCATGGAGATGTTGAAGATCGGAAAACTCCAACTTTGGTTGAAGGTTTGAAGGATAGACATGTGAAATTTATTGCTTGTGGTTCAAACTATAGTGCTGCAATATGTCTTCATAAATGGGTATCTGGTGCTGAGCAATCTCAATGCTCAGCTTGCAGACAGGCTTTTGGGTTCACaagaaaaaggcataattgctaTAACTGTGGACTTGTGCATTGCCATTCATGCAGTTCAAAAAAAGCACTAGGAGCAGCTTTGGCTCCTAATCCTGGGAAACCTTATCGTGTCTGTGATTCCTGTTTTGCCAAACTGAACAAGGTTTCAGAAGCTGGTAATAACAGGAGGAATTCTGTACCTCGCCTTTCAGGTGAGAACAAGGACCGGTTGGATAAGGCTGAAATAAGATTATCCAAATCTGCAACTCCTAATATGGACTTGATTAAGCAGTTAGATAGCAAAGCAGCCAAACAAGGGAAAAAAACCGAAACATTCTCGGTGGTTCGCTCTGCTCAAGCACCTTCTTCGTTTCAGTTGAAAGATGTTGTTTTGTCTAATCCTGTAGATTTGCGAAGGACGGTTCCTAAACCAATTCTTACGCCATCTGGAGTAAGTTCCAGATCTGTTTCACCTTTCTCAAGGAGACCTAGCCCTCCACGTTCTGCGACCCCAATTCCTACAACATCTGGACTTTCTTTCTCCAAAAGCATCACAGATAGTTTGAAAAAGACAAATGAGCTTTTGAACCAAGAAGTGCTTAAGTTACGTGGACAG GTTGAGACTCTGAGAAAGAGATGTGAACTTCAAGAATCGGAGCTTCAAAAATCCACAAAGAAAACTCAGGAAGCAATGAAAGTGGCTGCAGAGGAGTCTGCTAAATCTAAAGCTGCAAAAGAAGTTATAAAGTCGCTGACTGCACAG CTCAAGGATATGGCTGAAAGGTTGCCACCTGGAGTTTATGACACAGAGAACATTAAACCAGCATACTTGCCAAATGGCTTGGAGCCAAATGGTATTCACTATCCAGATGCGAACGGAGAGGGACATTTAAGATCTGAATCAATTGGTGGCTCTTTCCTTGCTTCCCCTACTGCTCTCGATTCTTCCACAATCAATGGCAATCAGAGCCCTGGCCAATTACTTAAGGAACCAACCGGAGCCAATGGTAGAGATGACCATTCTGGCACTAGACTGCTGAATGGTAGTGGGGGTTTACAGGCAGGTGGCAGTGGTGTGTCAGCAGCTGTTGATGAAAGGGAATTTGGGTCTTTTGGAGATGGAGAAAATGGTACGAAATCTAGAAATTCAGCATTGGCTGCTAATGGCAATCAAGTGGAGGCTGAGTGGATTGAACAATATGAGCCTGGAGTCTATATAACTCTTGTAGTACTGCGGGATGGAACTAGGGATCTCAAACGAGTGCGCTTCAG CCGAAGAAGATTTGGAGAGCACCAAGCAGAAACTTGGTGGTCGGAAAACCGCGAAAAGGTATACGAGCGGTACAACGTCCATGTATCAGACAAAGCGTCGATTTCTGGGCAAACTGCCCGCAGATCGGAAGGAGCTCTGTCTCCGACTTCTCAAGTGTAA
- the LOC107910441 gene encoding PH, RCC1 and FYVE domains-containing protein 1 isoform X1: MADLVSYGNAQRDIDQALIALKKGAQLLKYGRKGKPKFCPFRLSNDETSLIWISSSGERSLKLASVSKIIPGQRTAVFQRYLRPEKDYLSFSLIYNNGKRSLDLICKDKVEAEVWIAGLKALISSGQGGRSKIDGWSDGGLYLDDGRDLTSNSASDSSVSATRDISSPEVFVSFNPNTSPKSLRPENSFHSERSHVASEGTNMDVKGSGSYAFRVSVSSAPSTSSHGSAPDDYDALGDVYIWGEVICDNAVKVVADKNANYLSMRADVLLPRPLEYNVVLDVHHVACGVKHAALVTRQGEVFTWGEESGGRLGHGVGKDVIQPRLVESLAVTSVDFVACGEFHTCAVTMAGELYTWGDGTHNAGLLGHGTDVSHWIPKRISGPLEGLQVASVTCGPWHTALITSTGQLFTFGDGTFGVLGHGDRESVPYPKEVESLSGLRTIAVACGVWHTAAIVEVIVSQSSASVSSGKLFTWGDGDKNRLGHGDKEPRLKPTCVPALIDYNFHKVACGHSLTVGLTTSGHVFTMGSTVYGQLGNPCADGKIPSLVEDKLSGECVEEIACGAYHVAVLTSRNEVYTWGKGANGRLGHGDVEDRKTPTLVEGLKDRHVKFIACGSNYSAAICLHKWVSGAEQSQCSACRQAFGFTRKRHNCYNCGLVHCHSCSSKKALGAALAPNPGKPYRVCDSCFAKLNKVSEAGNNRRNSVPRLSGENKDRLDKAEIRLSKSATPNMDLIKQLDSKAAKQGKKTETFSVVRSAQAPSSFQLKDVVLSNPVDLRRTVPKPILTPSGVSSRSVSPFSRRPSPPRSATPIPTTSGLSFSKSITDSLKKTNELLNQEVLKLRGQVETLRKRCELQESELQKSTKKTQEAMKVAAEESAKSKAAKEVIKSLTAQLKDMAERLPPGVYDTENIKPAYLPNGLEPNGIHYPDANGEGHLRSESIGGSFLASPTALDSSTINGNQSPGQLLKEPTGANGRDDHSGTRLLNGSGGLQAGGSGVSAAVDEREFGSFGDGENGTKSRNSALAANGNQVEAEWIEQYEPGVYITLVVLRDGTRDLKRVRFRNQRHPSIRVHVVEFYGSGMFKWCSYMQPKKIWRAPSRNLVVGKPRKGIRAVQRPCIRQSVDFWANCPQIGRSSVSDFSSVRKGGKA, translated from the exons ATGGCAGATCTTGTTAGCTACGGTAATGCACAACGTGACATCGACCAG GCATTAATAGCTTTGAAGAAGGGTGCTCAGCTTCTGAAATATGGTCGCAAGGGAAAGCCTAAGTTTTGTCCATTTAGACTTTCTAAT GATGAAACATCTTTAATTTGGATTTCAAGCAGTGGTGAAAGAAGTTTGAAGTTAGCCTCAGTCTCTAAAATTATTCCTGGACAAAGAACT GCTGTTTTCCAGCGGTATCTCCGGCCTGAGAAGGACTATTTATCTTTTTCTCTTATATACAACAACGGGAAAAGGTCACTTGATCTG ATTTGCAAGGACAAAGTTGAGGCAGAGGTGTGGATTGCAGGCCTCAAAGCATTAATATCATCTGGTCAGGGTGGACGCTCCAAAATTGATGGGTGGAGTGATGGAGGCCTCTACCTTGAT GATGGCAGAGATCTGACATCAAATAGTGCAAGTGACAGTTCTGTTAGTGCTACTCGAGATATTAGCTCCCCTGAGGTTTTTGTCAGTTTTAACCCAAACACTTCTCCTAAGAGTTTACGGCCTGAGAATTCTTTTCATTCTGAAAGATCACATGTAGCATCAGAAGGCACAAATATGGATGTAAAAGGATCTGGTTCATATGCTTTTCGTGTAAGTGTTTCTAGTGCCCCAAGTACTTCTAGTCATGGTTCTGCACCAGATGATTATGATGCTTTAGGGGATGTGTATATATGGGGTGAGGTTATCTGTGACAATGCTGTGAAGGTTGTAGCTGATAAGAATGCGAATTATTTGAGCATGAGAGCAGATGTACTTCTTCCCAGGCCTTTAGAGTATAATGTAGTTTTAGATGTACATCATGTTGCCTGTGGGGTCAAGCATGCTGCCCTAGTTACAAGGCAAGGTGAAGTTTTTACATGGGGTGAGGAATCTGGAGGACGACTTGGCCATGGTGTTGGGAAGGATGTTATTCAACCTCGTCTTGTTGAATCATTGGCTGTTACTAGTGTTGATTTTGTTGCCTGTGGTGAATTTCATACATGTGCTGTTACGATGGCTGGGGAACTTTACACATGGGGAGATGGAACTCACAATGCTGGGCTCCTTGGTCATGGCACTGATGTCAGCCATTGGATACCAAAGAGAATTTCAGGTCCTCTTGAGGGACTTCAAGTTGCTTCAGTAACTTGTGGTCCATGGCATACAGCTTTGATAACATCAACAGGACAGCTGTTTACCTTTGGGGATGGTACATTCGGTGTACTGGGCCATGGTGACAGAGAAAGTGTTCCATATCCGAAGGAAGTAGAGTCTCTGTCAGGATTGAGAACGATTGCTGTGGCATGTGGAGTGTGGCATACTGCTGCCATTGTGGAAGTTATTGTCTCTCAGTCCAGTGCTAGTGTTTCATCAGGAAAATTATTCACATGGGGGGATGGGGACAAAAACCGTCTTGGACATGGAGACAAGGAACCCCGGCTTAAGCCCACATGCGTTCCAGCACTAATTGATTACAATTTTCACAAAGTTGCTTGCGGGCATAGCTTAACAGTTGGTTTAACAACATCAGGGCATGTTTTTACGATGGGGAGTACTGTGTATGGTCAACTTGGGAATCCCTGTGCTGATGGAAAAATACCTTCTTTGGTAGAAGACAAGCTATCAGGGGAATGTGTCGAAGAAATTGCCTGTGGTGCATATCATGTAGCGGTTTTAACATCCAGGAATGAAGTCTATACATGGGGAAAAGGAGCTAATGGTAGGTTGGGCCATGGAGATGTTGAAGATCGGAAAACTCCAACTTTGGTTGAAGGTTTGAAGGATAGACATGTGAAATTTATTGCTTGTGGTTCAAACTATAGTGCTGCAATATGTCTTCATAAATGGGTATCTGGTGCTGAGCAATCTCAATGCTCAGCTTGCAGACAGGCTTTTGGGTTCACaagaaaaaggcataattgctaTAACTGTGGACTTGTGCATTGCCATTCATGCAGTTCAAAAAAAGCACTAGGAGCAGCTTTGGCTCCTAATCCTGGGAAACCTTATCGTGTCTGTGATTCCTGTTTTGCCAAACTGAACAAGGTTTCAGAAGCTGGTAATAACAGGAGGAATTCTGTACCTCGCCTTTCAGGTGAGAACAAGGACCGGTTGGATAAGGCTGAAATAAGATTATCCAAATCTGCAACTCCTAATATGGACTTGATTAAGCAGTTAGATAGCAAAGCAGCCAAACAAGGGAAAAAAACCGAAACATTCTCGGTGGTTCGCTCTGCTCAAGCACCTTCTTCGTTTCAGTTGAAAGATGTTGTTTTGTCTAATCCTGTAGATTTGCGAAGGACGGTTCCTAAACCAATTCTTACGCCATCTGGAGTAAGTTCCAGATCTGTTTCACCTTTCTCAAGGAGACCTAGCCCTCCACGTTCTGCGACCCCAATTCCTACAACATCTGGACTTTCTTTCTCCAAAAGCATCACAGATAGTTTGAAAAAGACAAATGAGCTTTTGAACCAAGAAGTGCTTAAGTTACGTGGACAG GTTGAGACTCTGAGAAAGAGATGTGAACTTCAAGAATCGGAGCTTCAAAAATCCACAAAGAAAACTCAGGAAGCAATGAAAGTGGCTGCAGAGGAGTCTGCTAAATCTAAAGCTGCAAAAGAAGTTATAAAGTCGCTGACTGCACAG CTCAAGGATATGGCTGAAAGGTTGCCACCTGGAGTTTATGACACAGAGAACATTAAACCAGCATACTTGCCAAATGGCTTGGAGCCAAATGGTATTCACTATCCAGATGCGAACGGAGAGGGACATTTAAGATCTGAATCAATTGGTGGCTCTTTCCTTGCTTCCCCTACTGCTCTCGATTCTTCCACAATCAATGGCAATCAGAGCCCTGGCCAATTACTTAAGGAACCAACCGGAGCCAATGGTAGAGATGACCATTCTGGCACTAGACTGCTGAATGGTAGTGGGGGTTTACAGGCAGGTGGCAGTGGTGTGTCAGCAGCTGTTGATGAAAGGGAATTTGGGTCTTTTGGAGATGGAGAAAATGGTACGAAATCTAGAAATTCAGCATTGGCTGCTAATGGCAATCAAGTGGAGGCTGAGTGGATTGAACAATATGAGCCTGGAGTCTATATAACTCTTGTAGTACTGCGGGATGGAACTAGGGATCTCAAACGAGTGCGCTTCAG GAATCAAAGGCACCCATCTATCAGGGTCCATGTGGTTGAATTTTATGGATCTGGAATGTTTAAGTGGTGTTCATACATGCAGCCGAAGAAGATTTGGAGAGCACCAAGCAGAAACTTGGTGGTCGGAAAACCGCGAAAAGGTATACGAGCGGTACAACGTCCATGTATCAGACAAAGCGTCGATTTCTGGGCAAACTGCCCGCAGATCGGAAGGAGCTCTGTCTCCGACTTCTCAAGTGTAAGAAAAGGAGGAAAAGCGTGA